ATCGGCCTTTCCGAACGCACCCTCCTGCGGGGCGGTCACCTCAAGCACCGCCGCGAGGGTGCAGAGTTCGTCCTGCACGGCTGGATACCGTGGGCGGTGTGACCATCTCCGAGACACCTGTCACCAGGGTGCTGATCGTCGACGACGACCCGCTGGTGCGCTCGGCGCTAAGCCTGATGCTGGGCGGGCAGCCCGACCTCGAGGTCGTCGGCGAGGCCGCCGACGGACGCGCGGGCATCAGCCAGGTCGGCGCGCTCTCGCCGGACGTCGTACTCATGGACATCCGGATGCCGGTGCTCAACGGTCTGGAGGCCACCCGCCTGCTGCACGAGCGACCGGAGCCGCCGCGGGTGATCGTGTTGACCACGTTCGACGCCGACGACTACGTCGTGGGTGCGCTCGAGGCCGGCGCCGACGGCTTCCTGATGAAGGACACTCCCCCGGCCGCCATCGTCGATGCGATCCGCAAGGTGGCCGACGGCGAGGCGATGCTCTCCCCCACGGCCACCCGCACCGTCGTCGACCGGCTCCGCAGCAGCGGCTCGGACGCGCGCACCGCCGAGGCCGAGAAGCGCCTGGCCCTGCTCACCGACCGCGAGCGCCAGGTGGCCATCGCGGTGGGCCACGGCCTGAGCAATGCCGAGATCGCCGGCGAGCTCTACCTCTCGGTGCCCACGGTCAAGGCGCACGTCTCGCGGCTGTTCGAGAAGCTCGGCACCACCAACCGCGTGCAGATCGCGATCTGCGTGCACGACGCCGGCCTGGCCTGAGACGGCCAGGTCCGACCGAGGAACGAGGTCGCGTGAGCGCGTCGAAACTCGGTGAGGCGCGCAGGGACGAGTGCCGGGGCGCGCCTCACTCGGGTGCCCGGCCAACCTGCGGGCACACCGCGAGCAGGTACGTCCGCCGGTGCCGTGGGTCGTCGTCACGACGGGCCCGCTCGGGGACCGGCCCGCTGGCCACGG
This is a stretch of genomic DNA from Nocardioides sp. InS609-2. It encodes these proteins:
- a CDS encoding response regulator transcription factor, translated to MTISETPVTRVLIVDDDPLVRSALSLMLGGQPDLEVVGEAADGRAGISQVGALSPDVVLMDIRMPVLNGLEATRLLHERPEPPRVIVLTTFDADDYVVGALEAGADGFLMKDTPPAAIVDAIRKVADGEAMLSPTATRTVVDRLRSSGSDARTAEAEKRLALLTDRERQVAIAVGHGLSNAEIAGELYLSVPTVKAHVSRLFEKLGTTNRVQIAICVHDAGLA